The stretch of DNA CCAACCTGGCGGCGCAGGCGCGGCGGGAGGGCCGTATCCGGGACAACAGCGCGCTGAAGCTGCTGCTGGAGGTGGGGCTGTCTCCCTCTCTTGCCTGGCCTCCCCCAAGCGCACATCTgtctggaggggaaggggagacagCCCACCCCAGGTGTACCCATCACCAAACATTCCCTGgaacctcctcctgctgctcctcccagcGGCAAACTCCCACCAGGTGGTCgcccacacacacaggagctgctGGTGGACTGTCCTAATTTCCACCTGTCTCCCTCTCCCATCCTCCCAGGAATTGAACGTGTTCCGGGgcaagtgtgggatgctcttccactACGACTGGATCAGCGTGCCTCTGGTCTACACTCAGGTAACTTGGTCAGACCACTGGTCTCAGGGTCTGCACAAAGAAAGACTCCTGCCCCATCGCAGggactcctgctcctcctcctcctagtcCTGGTTCCTCTAGGatcgcccccaccccacccggcCCCCATCTCTCCTTGAACGTGGGTGAGCTCTCACCTCCGGGTGGGTCTCCCCTTCCGCGCCCTCCCTCCTCGGGCCCCAGGTGGTGACCATCGCGGTGTACAGCTACTTCCTGGCTTGCCTCATCGGACGGCAGTTCCTAGACCCCACGCAGGGCTACAAGGACCACAACCTGGACCTGTGCGTTCCCATCTTCACTCTCCTACAGTTCTTCTTTTACGCGGGCTGGCTCAAGGTGCGCGCGTGGGATGTGGGAGGGGTGGATGAAGAGAGGAAACTTGGTGCagggtggagggaggcagggtggtggtggtggaggggtcccacctctctcctcctcctctccccgcaTCCCTAGGTGGCCGAGCAGCTCATCAACCCCTTTGGGGAAGACGATGACGACTTCGAGACCAACTTCCTGATCGATCGCAACTTCCAGGTGAGCGTGCCCCCTCCCGCACCCGCCCCGTGATCCTGCGGACACTCACCCTTCCCTGCTCTGGCTTGCTGTGGCTCTCCTACCCCCACCCCGGCCCGGCCCCAGCATGTCAGTATCCGCAGGTGTCCATGTTGGCGGTGGACGAGATGTACGACGACCTAGCCGTGTTGGAGAAGGACTTGTACTGGGACGCGGCCGAGGCGCGCGCCCCCTACACGGCGGCCACTGCCTTCCTCCAGCACCTGCCTTCCTTTCAGGGTTCCACTTTCGACATCACGTGAGCCCCGCGGCGGGGAGGGGGATGGGATGGGGCCGCCGGACGCACCTGGTCAGGTGGGCGTGAACGGGAGGTTAAGGTCCCTGAAGGGTCTGGAGGTGGAGAGGCCAGGTGCCAAACCTGAGAGCTGCAGCCAGGCTTTCTGGAGTGATTGAGGGTCTCCGACAGCTTGAGGAGTGGCGGGGAATGGGGGGGGAGGATAAGAGGATCCTGGGGGGGCTCTCCCTGCTGACTGCCCCCCGGGGCTGTGCGCTCCCCGCAGGCTGGCCAAAGAGGACATGCAGATCCAGCGGCTGGACGGCGGCGCGGACGGACCGCTGGGAGAGGCGCACGGTGACTTCCTGCAGCGGCTCCTGCCCGCGGGCGCGGGCTTGGCCGGGGGAGGCCTGCTCGGACGGCGCCTGTCCCTGCTGCGCCGTAAGAACAGCTGCGTCTCCGAGGCGTCCACCACCGCCAGCTGCACGTGCGCCGGCGGCCCCGAAGGCGCGTGCCCCGAGTGCAGCCACGGGGACCCGCTGCTGTTGCTCGAGGCGGGTCCGCGCGAGGCGGAGCCCGAGCCTGTCCCGGCTGCAGAGCCCCTTGCTCCTATTCCCGGACCGCCTGTGGAACCTTTCACCCCCGTGGCCATCCCCGGGCCCCGGGGACCTGCACCACCCTGGCTGCCCAGTCCTattggagaagaggaggagactcTACCGTGAGAACCTGGGGGAGAGACAAGGGGCTGCAAGTCTCACACGGGAACTCAATAAACGCGTGGGTGATGGAATTGCGTGTGGTGAGCTAGCTGACGCGCTAAGCCTCCCTGGATCTGCACTGCGCACGAGCCACCCCCGGGGGCGCCCTGTCCCCACAGACCTCATCACCTCTGCGTGTTTGCACCTGCCAAGGTGCTCACCCACCCCTGGCACCCCACGGCTCGAGCTGCCCCCGCCTCTATTCTCTGTACCCTTTCTCACACCCTCTGTGAGGCTGATACGGCTGCTCTCTTCCTTGGAAGAGTGGGGACAAGAGAAcggacatttttgttttgttccatgCTGCATCAAACGCCACCACGATGGAAGAGGGGGAGGCAGTGCGTGCTGTGTCACAGCGGATAAAGCTGCCGCCTGCCACGCCAACGTCCTTATGGGGCACGAGTTcgaatcccggcaaccccgcttctgatccagctccctgctaatgtacctggaagagCTGctcagcatggcccaagtcctgggacccctgggaagaagctcccgacttcagcccagcccagctctcatgtggggagtgagccaatggatgtgCAATGTCTACTCCCCTGTCTCTGTGTAACACgacctttcaaagaaatggaataaatctttaaaaaaaaaatgagcatagTGGGTTATCACTAACATCCAGTTCCCATATATCTGAGGTCCTGCCAGAGTCCAGGAGGCTCTGTGTCTTATATGAAAGACACAAATAAGGCAGGAtccttaaaaagttcatggatggAAATtatgcatcacacacacaaaaaaaataacatgctTGGATTCCAacttctttgcaccaaaatgaagagatgatctgaagccaggaaccaggagcctcctccaggtctcccacgcagatgtagggtcctaaggctttgggcaggcctccactgctttcccaggccacaggcagggagctggatgggaagtggagctgccgggattagaaccggcgtccctatgggatcccgactcattcaaggcgaggactttagttgttaggccaccgcgctgggcccaatgatcttttccttatgtttaattgaagagagcttgatgatcatgtgttgtggtgaagatcgcttttggtcaagcctgttgggagctctgtgcccctcctggatgttgtttcccaattcttcctctagattagggtaatttccccttattatttcattgaatacacctttaatcccagcttctctttctgcaccttctgggactcccataactctcatatttggccttttaatagtgtctttcgattcttgaatacttttttttttttttttagcttgacccagttctgcttccagctttttgtttgtttcctgctggtgacaggaaatagcttccaattctgagattctttcttctgcctccttcattctattttggagactctccactgtattcttcatttctgatatatcagccttcaattgattcatttcctgtgtgacattttCCTTAAATTCAACTCCTGCTTTACCTGCTTCCTGTTgataagctttataacaagtgttttgaattctgtatccccccattttcttgatgtcttcctcagtgaactctgaggctggcaaaggcttttttgctcctttgcaggtgagtcttcagtaatattccttgtgcctttatctcttggtcattgtacttctggttatcagattcttctccttggggcaggtttctaagctctgtcacccgcaggtctacagtttgattttattcattgcagttggtacacggctcttcgTTTGCAACCACTTTATGTCACTCCTTCgttgagttccaggtctgggttcttatattacacttccaccatggtctctgtagccccagctcttggctcaccactctccacctcctgtgacaccgtgctgaggctgcaccgttgtctgtacaacctttctcccacttcctgttagagcaggtCCCATGATTAGGAAGACACCTgctgtcctatatagctaggttgttatATAAaagctgatcttgtcagaacctgctggctgttaggtacGAGGGCCACCCAGagctattttgacctgtatgatgctaTAGTCCGTATTATCTTCCCTGTGGACCAGTGCAATgctctgagctcagtgagttcactcccagctgagTGCATGCGCAGcccactgttgtccctgcagtcttaaagtctttCCACACTGTACAGAATTGTGCCTGATGCGCCactgctggagttcttgatctgctggctgtcaggtctgagggctacccacacctgtcttgggtggaacctgtaggatgccacgttgctgcagttcaccgagccagaaatgagttcactcccagctcagcgtatgctcagtcctttcccttgcctttgcctccttatgcaaaatggtgcccaattcaactctaggaggctgactgggttgtgaaatccaccctgttctcacactgcccatctgggatctgctgctctgtctctgctcctggtcaaacagaccagcaggacaggcagttctttgggttcacctcccaagctcccagtgaaagtcccttcccacctggttgctggtggcgttccggctgctggtggagttcagatcggtGTTAGCTGAATACTGCCagagtatcagtcactacaacaccacaccgttgtgtctgctgctttcctgtgtccgtcagtctccaggtacccctctgctgtttttctgtcctctcctatttcctggaatgtgtcctctctgcttcacactggctaatgtttctccgtctgtttaaacgtgtcctcaccctattctgccatcttgattctcccagggTTACAGTTCTTTTACACTTAGCAAAATAATAGTTCAGACACAACCCGGATCGGGTCTGGGAGCAGAGAGTTCAAGGAAGCTAACAAGACAACTTGGCCAAAGCATCACTGAAATAGGGAATAGGTAAGGAGTGCTGTCTGTCCTTGGTTAACCAACTGGACAGAGCACAACTGGACAGATGTTCGCCTAGCATCAAGGAGCACATGGAAGCACACCCAAGGACTCACGGGGGGCAAGGGCACACTCTGGGGGCGAGGCCCTCTGCCTCTtgcctggaacctcttctcaaCGGGATCCCACAGACCTCTGCTATCACAGCTATCCTGTTGGATGGATTCCGACACCAAGCGGgttgccggttcgtgtcccggctgttccacttcccatccagctccttgcttgtggcctgggaaagtgagaGAATAgcccagcaaccatgtgggaaaccccagGTGTGGGGAGCGGGGCACCAGAGCAGCCCCCCGTGAATATGAAGGGccgtcacaagatggcggctgggcctgggccaggaggcggggttggtctcgccagcaggtaagcaggaagccacagggataggctgatgccctggCTGCGATTAtgccattgctactggcctatcaggtagcgctgagtggacccacggggagaagtgattggtggagaacggggagaaaagcagccgCTTTTTGCAATAAGGGGTCCAGTTGCGGTTCCTGTTTTCTCAGACCCTCAAGGGTATGCCTCATAGGTAGTGTCGCTGTTGGTCGGCGAcaccaaaggaagctcctggcttcagattagctcagctctaccactgcagccatttgggcagtgtatcagcagatgggagatctttgtctcttctctaagcttgactttcccaataaaaataaatgaatattttttaaatgcggTGGGGGCTgaaacagtagcctagtggctaaagtctttgccttacatgtaccagcatcccatatggataccagttcgtgtcctggctgctccacttcccatccagctccctgcctgtggcctggggaagcagtggaggacggtccaagttcttgggaccctgcacccgcgtgggacacctcgctcctggctttggatcagctcaactttggttgttgtggccacttggggagtgaaccagtggatggaagatccttctctctgtctctgctctgtaaatctgactttccaatgaaaataaatcaatcttaaaacaaacaaacaaacataagcacTGGCGTTATCAGCCACTCAACGCTGAGGACAAAGGTCAGCCAGGCCTTTGTCTTGGGCGAGCAGCCTGTCTGCGGCCACACTTCTCTccttaaaaaatctttattaatCTCAAATATAAAAATCACACGCTCCCCAGTGGCACGTAAGctccagggagagagaaaagtccAGGACGCAATCAGATCACTGCTACCTGCCCTGTCCTGGCACCCCAATCTCGGGAGTGCCAAGGTTAAGAGTCACAGATGAGCTGGCCCAAGGCAGaggctgcccagcacatgctgggGTGGGAGCCAGGCCCCGGCCAAGGGCCTTCTGTCAATGTTTATCAGCGCTGGCTGCTGGGCGAAGGCTCAGAGACCCCAGGCGTCCCAGGGGTCCGCGGCGAGCGTTGGTGGCCAGGCGCTGCTGGGCCAGGAAGGACTGGGCGTGGGCAGGGGCTCGTTCCTCCCCTGCTCGCTGCTGcagggccacaccctgtagaggagaggagtggagaggccaaggagtgagggagggagagggagggagagggagggaggaaggtatGGCAAGGGTCAGGGGTCAGCTGAGCTCCCACGCCCACTTACAATGACCTCACGACTCACCATGTTGTACCAGGCGTTGATAAGCAGTTTCTCCTCCTGCTCCCGCTGGCTCCGGCTTTTCTCATAGTCCATCTGGCAAGGAGGTGACACTCAGAGGCCCGGGTGCGGCGGGggaagccagcagcccacatcggagcactggttccaatcccagcagctccacttcccatccagcaccctgctcgtgcgcctgggaaagcagccgaggacggctcaggtgcctgggcccctgcgcccacgtgggaggcctggatcctggcttcagcttgtcccctgctccccaccccccccacacacaccctggctgttgaaggcatttgacaAAGACCCCTGCCCCTCTCTCgaagactctgcctttcagagaaatccatttttttttttttttgtaaagctgcttttatgatgatgatgaacTTGTAGGACCAAGGCTGGACTGgtccgatcggaagccaggagcttcttgtgggtctctcaacgtgagtgcaggaacccaagcacttgaacccaaTCACCTGCCGGCTCCCCAGGCACACCCGCGGGGAGCTGTAATCAagactggaacagccaggactcagaccgaTGCCCACGAGTTGCCGCTACTGCAGGCATCAGTTCAACACCCTATACCATGATGCCAAccaccgccccccaccccaaaatcttaaaaaatcagaGAACAGGGAAGGGGGCGGGGCAGCCAGGGACGCCCCACCTCCAGGTGCCGGATGCGGATTTCACGGTCCCGCAGCTTCGACCTCAGGGTGTGCAGTTCTGGGGGTGCCCCGGCCGGCGGTGGCCGTGGCTTAGGTTCCTGGCTCTGCATGACCtgcggggtggggatggggggggTTAGCGTAACAACTCTGGTAATCTTGGCCTTGGAAACCCTGGGCCACACGCTGCGGGCAGGCGTGCGTGGGGCAGGCGAGGATGTGAACAGAAAGCCAAGGCAAGGTACCAAAAGGCCCACAGAGCCGGGGCaggacccccacacacacacacgctccgcGTGGCCTctcgggtgggtgggtgggtgggtgggccgGGTCCTCACCGCACGCGCCTTGTCCACGTAGCGGCGGTAGCACTCCTCCATGGCCCGCAAGTCCGCATCCTTCTTCCGCAGGCTCTGCTGGAGCTCCTCGAGGCGCCGGGCGGCTGCGGGGGGCACACGGATGCATGTCATGTcatgccagccacccacagggcTCCGCCCGCCCGCCACTGTCCCCAGCTAGCTCACTGCTGCTGTCCGCTGCAGAGGGCGGCTCCAGCTCCTCCATATACTCCCGCTTGTGCTGCAGTTCCAGGTCCGCCTCGTGCAGCTTTTGCctgtgggtggggggtgggcacgGTGGGGCCACCTCAGAGAGGCCAGCTGTTGCCCGCTGTCCCCGTCCCCAGCAGCCACCATCCTGAATGCCACCACTAGCCCTAGCCAACCTAGCCCTGCCAGCAAAGCCAACGTCTGTGACAAAAGGAAACGCGGGGACGAAGCTGGTGGTGGTGCATGGAGCTAAGACGCTGCCTGCAACACACCCGCGTCCCACAgagatgctggttcgagtcccggctgcttcacttcccatccagcttcccctgctaatgaacctggaaaagcagcgaaggacggcccaagtgcttgggtccctgcacccacgtgggaggcccaggagaaggtcccagctcccagctttgggccagcccagccatgcctgccaTGGGTTCTGGGGATGCTGCAGCAAGCCACTGccgccctctggggagtgaaccagcagatggaagatcttcccgtctctccACCCCTCTAACTCTCAAATGCAAAGCGTTGACAACACTCCCCCAAGTTGAGACTATTTGTGCCTTggatgtgtggttttttttttttcttgttgttgttacttaaaaaaaaaaaaaaaagctattatcagaagtggagcaaccaggatacgaaccagcacccctaccggatgcaggcacttgcagatggagggtTTCCAGTTGAGCCGTCCTGGCCCGGTGGGGATGTGAACTTGTAAGAACACCTCAGAGAAAATTCCTGACCATGTCTACTAAACTTCCAGGACAACAGCCAAGCTGGGCTCACTAACGCACCTGGCCCCCctgtactcgcgtgggagaccctgaagaagctcctggctcctggcttcggatcagctcagctctggtctttgcagccgtttgaggagtgaatcgggGAATGGAACATCTCCCCATCTTGTTCctccgccccccgcccccggaactctgcctttcaacaaaacacatctttaaaagacatttttgtgAATTAAAAAGTGCCTTGGGTGTGTCTGACAGCGTACCCATCTCCATCTTTTCAGCCTACCAGACCCCTCCCGGAATGGCTCTGTGCTTGGGCTGACCCCCTCGCCTTCAGCGACTCCTCCGGAGCCCCCCACCGCTCTCCCACACCTATGCCCGGGCAGCGCTCCCTTCCCCGCTGCCCTGTGACTTACAGGTGTTCCTCCAGCTTCCTCTTCAGCAGGGactgaagaaagaaaagtttAGAAGGTGAGTTGTGGGGGGAAGCCCCCCCCCGAGATCTGAACCCTcatctccccagggcacaggTTGGGTGCCACCCCAGCTGGCTCTACTTACAATGGTCTGCCCCAGGCATCGGGCAGCGGGGTGTGGGGGGGAGGACAGAGAAAGCGGTGTTACTGAAGGAGGGGTGGCGAGGGAGGGGCGCGGGGAGGGGGCAGACACTCACTTCCTCGGCTTTGCTGCCCTGCTCCTGCAGGCCCCTCTGTAGCTCCTCCACTTGGGCCCGCAGCTcggccacctgctgctggctcAGCCTGCCGGCCGAGGACCAGGAGGCTCAGGAGGCCGGGATCGCGCCCAGCCCCTCCACGCCCACCACCTgcaccccctccacccctgccacctgcaccacCTCCACGCCCACCACCTGCTCCCCCTCCACGCCCACCACCTGCTCCCCCTCCACGCCCACCACCTGCTCCCCCTCCACGCCCACCACCTTGCACCCCACCACGCTCACCGCTGCTGCGCCTCCAGCCCGTGGCGTGCACGGTTGGCCTCCTCCAAGTGGCGCTGCAGCTCCTCCTGCCGCTCACGGTCGGCCGCCTCCTGCTGGCACAGTCGCTTGTTCTCCAGCTGGAGCCGCAGGAGCGTCTCCCTGCCGCCCGGACGCGGGGAGGAGTGAGCAGGACTGGGGGcgctggggagggctggggcagcGTGGCCAGGGacacccca from Ochotona princeps isolate mOchPri1 chromosome 33, mOchPri1.hap1, whole genome shotgun sequence encodes:
- the BEST2 gene encoding bestrophin-2, coding for MTVTYTARVANARFGGFSKLLLLWRGSIYKLLWRELLCFLGLYMALSAAYRFLFTDQQKRYFEKLVIYCDQYASLIPVSFVLGFYVTLVVNRWWSQYLCMPLPDALMCVVAGTVHGRDDRGRLYRRTLMRYAGLSAVLILRSVSTAVFKRFPTMDHVVEAGFMTRNERKKFENLNSSYNKYWVPCVWFSNLAAQARREGRIRDNSALKLLLEELNVFRGKCGMLFHYDWISVPLVYTQVVTIAVYSYFLACLIGRQFLDPTQGYKDHNLDLCVPIFTLLQFFFYAGWLKVAEQLINPFGEDDDDFETNFLIDRNFQVSMLAVDEMYDDLAVLEKDLYWDAAEARAPYTAATAFLQHLPSFQGSTFDITLAKEDMQIQRLDGGADGPLGEAHGDFLQRLLPAGAGLAGGGLLGRRLSLLRRKNSCVSEASTTASCTCAGGPEGACPECSHGDPLLLLEAGPREAEPEPVPAAEPLAPIPGPPVEPFTPVAIPGPRGPAPPWLPSPIGEEEETLP